One Nocardia sp. BMG111209 DNA segment encodes these proteins:
- a CDS encoding amidohydrolase family protein, which produces MTAAPTLPYPLFDADNHLYETEESLTKFLPDQYKSAIQYVQVNGRTKIAVRGVISDYIPNPTFSVVAAPGAMEEYFKNGNPEGKSRREIFGAAIKAPAAFREPGPRLALMDELGVQRTLMFPTLASLVEERMRDDPKLIHVVVHALNEWLLDTWKFNYEDRIFTTPVISLPILDKAIEELDWVVANGAKAILVRPAPVPGFEGPRSFAMPEFDPFWERVVHHDILVAMHSSDSGYARFDAEWEGSNSEMLPFQTNTFRMVNEWRPVQDTVSSWVCHGALFRHPKLKIAVIENGSSWLKPLLDILADVYKKAPEGFGMQDPVAAIKKSIHVSPFYEEGVTDLIDLIGVDRVLFGSDYPHPEGLAQPTHFADMLQHLPVEDQAKIMGGNLARLLGV; this is translated from the coding sequence ATGACCGCAGCGCCGACGTTGCCGTATCCGCTGTTCGACGCGGACAATCACCTCTACGAGACCGAAGAGTCGCTGACCAAGTTCCTGCCGGATCAGTACAAGAGCGCGATCCAGTACGTCCAGGTCAACGGCCGCACCAAGATCGCGGTCCGGGGTGTCATCAGTGACTACATCCCCAACCCGACCTTCTCGGTCGTCGCCGCTCCCGGTGCCATGGAGGAGTACTTCAAGAACGGCAACCCGGAGGGCAAGAGCCGCCGCGAGATCTTCGGCGCGGCGATCAAGGCCCCCGCGGCGTTCCGCGAGCCCGGCCCGCGCCTGGCGCTGATGGACGAGCTCGGCGTGCAGCGCACCCTGATGTTCCCGACGCTGGCCAGCCTCGTCGAGGAGCGCATGCGTGACGATCCGAAGCTGATCCACGTGGTCGTGCACGCGCTCAACGAGTGGCTGCTCGACACCTGGAAGTTCAACTACGAGGACCGGATCTTCACCACCCCGGTCATCTCGCTGCCGATCCTGGACAAGGCGATCGAGGAGCTGGACTGGGTCGTCGCCAACGGCGCCAAGGCCATCCTGGTCCGCCCGGCCCCCGTGCCCGGCTTCGAGGGCCCGCGCTCGTTCGCGATGCCCGAGTTCGATCCGTTCTGGGAGCGGGTCGTCCACCACGACATCCTCGTCGCGATGCACTCCTCCGACTCCGGTTACGCGCGCTTCGACGCCGAATGGGAGGGCAGCAACTCCGAGATGCTGCCGTTCCAGACCAACACCTTCCGCATGGTCAACGAATGGCGGCCGGTGCAGGACACGGTCTCGTCGTGGGTCTGCCACGGTGCGCTGTTCCGGCACCCGAAGCTGAAGATCGCCGTCATCGAGAACGGCTCGTCCTGGCTGAAGCCGCTGCTCGACATCCTCGCCGACGTCTACAAGAAGGCGCCGGAGGGTTTCGGCATGCAGGATCCGGTCGCGGCCATCAAGAAGAGCATCCACGTCAGCCCCTTCTACGAGGAGGGCGTGACCGACCTGATCGACCTGATCGGCGTCGACCGCGTGCTGTTCGGCTCCGACTACCCGCACCCGGAGGGCCTGGCCCAGCCGACCCACTTCGCCGACATGCTCCAGCACCTGCCCGTCGAGGATCAGGCGAAGATCATGGGCGGCAACCTGGCTCGACTGCTCGGAGTGTAG
- a CDS encoding FadD3 family acyl-CoA ligase, whose amino-acid sequence MTAWDTIPAMVLSSADRFGDAEAVVDGPVRLSFTELVDRIRRAAGAYAAAGIDRGDRVALWAPNSLEWIVAAFGLHVAGGVLVPVNTRFRAEEAADVIHRSGAKAVLVQQGFLGQEYATPAGVPVFDLTSDFLAAGSPFERLNAGTDTADIIYTSGTTGRPKGVMMNHVQTLRLYAEWCDLADLREGDRYLLVNPFFHTFGYKAGLVSSFIRGATMLPVPVFDVNTVLELIERERITMLPGPPTLYHSLLEAAAEGRYDLSTLRSAVTGAADIPVELIRRVRSELPFRSIMTGYGLTEAGTATASRPGDTFEQIATTVGTPCDGVEVDIADDGEVLVRGYSVMQGYLDDPAATAEAVDADGWLHTGDLGSRDDDGHIRIIGRKKDMFIVGGFNAYPAEIEGFLLEHPAVAQAAVIGVPDERLGQVGKAFVVAKAPLTAEELITWSRERMAGYKVPRSVELLGALPLNATGKVMKDQLR is encoded by the coding sequence ATGACAGCATGGGACACCATCCCCGCGATGGTTCTCAGCTCCGCGGACCGCTTCGGTGACGCCGAAGCGGTCGTGGACGGCCCGGTACGGCTGAGCTTCACCGAACTGGTGGATCGCATCCGCCGGGCCGCGGGGGCCTACGCGGCCGCCGGAATCGACCGCGGCGACCGCGTGGCGCTGTGGGCCCCGAACTCTCTCGAATGGATCGTCGCCGCCTTCGGCCTGCACGTCGCGGGCGGGGTACTGGTACCGGTGAACACCCGGTTCCGGGCCGAGGAAGCCGCCGACGTGATCCACCGCAGCGGCGCGAAAGCGGTGCTGGTGCAACAGGGTTTCCTGGGTCAGGAGTACGCGACGCCGGCCGGCGTGCCGGTGTTCGACCTGACATCGGACTTCCTGGCCGCCGGATCGCCGTTCGAGCGTCTCAACGCCGGAACCGACACCGCGGACATCATCTACACCTCGGGCACCACCGGGCGGCCCAAGGGCGTGATGATGAACCACGTGCAGACCCTGCGCCTGTACGCGGAATGGTGCGATCTCGCCGATCTGCGCGAGGGCGACCGGTATCTGCTGGTGAACCCGTTCTTCCACACCTTCGGCTACAAGGCCGGACTGGTCAGCTCGTTCATCCGCGGCGCGACCATGCTGCCGGTCCCGGTGTTCGACGTGAACACCGTGCTGGAGCTGATCGAGCGGGAGCGGATCACGATGCTGCCCGGCCCGCCGACGCTGTACCACTCGCTGCTCGAGGCCGCCGCCGAGGGCAGATACGACCTGTCGACACTGCGGTCCGCCGTCACCGGCGCGGCCGACATCCCGGTGGAGCTGATCCGCCGGGTGCGCAGCGAACTGCCGTTCCGGTCGATCATGACCGGATACGGGCTCACCGAGGCCGGCACCGCGACCGCGTCCCGGCCCGGGGACACCTTCGAGCAGATCGCCACCACCGTCGGCACCCCCTGCGACGGCGTGGAGGTCGACATCGCCGACGACGGCGAGGTGCTGGTCCGCGGCTACAGCGTGATGCAAGGCTATCTCGACGATCCGGCGGCCACCGCCGAGGCCGTCGACGCCGACGGCTGGCTGCACACCGGCGACCTGGGCAGCCGCGACGACGACGGGCACATCCGCATCATCGGCCGCAAGAAGGACATGTTCATCGTCGGCGGCTTCAACGCCTACCCGGCGGAGATCGAGGGCTTCCTGCTGGAACATCCGGCGGTCGCGCAGGCCGCGGTGATCGGCGTGCCCGACGAGCGGCTGGGGCAGGTCGGCAAGGCGTTCGTCGTCGCGAAGGCCCCCCTCACCGCCGAGGAACTGATCACCTGGAGCCGCGAGCGCATGGCCGGGTACAAGGTACCCAGGTCCGTCGAACTGCTCGGCGCGCTGCCGCTCAACGCCACCGGAAAGGTGATGAAAGACCAACTACGGTAA
- a CDS encoding enoyl-CoA hydratase/isomerase family protein, translated as MISRPEDGGLDIDPAGTPDRPLVVVDLDRYAAEPPAVIAAVADRIERALPLVVGVLRGPASAPLRPLLAAATLTLTDRFASALWPQMVAVGDLDAALAELHAATAYSPRAAIACGQLLRQTVRLPTTPALAAEAAVYSMLLGGSEFARWLAERGPAREVRWPATDLVRVEREADHLEIVLDHPQRRNALSMRLREQLLAALTVAEVDPSVGSVTLRGNGPVFCSGGDLDEFGTATDLVAAYLVRLDRAPWRIIDELADWVTVRVHGSCIGAGAEMSAFAGTVIAAPGTVFQLPEIRMGLVPGAGGTVSIPRRVGRWRAAWLMLTGATLPVTTALRWGLVDRLEEG; from the coding sequence ATGATCAGCCGACCCGAGGACGGCGGCCTGGACATCGATCCGGCCGGTACGCCGGATCGGCCGCTGGTCGTGGTGGACCTGGACCGGTACGCGGCCGAACCGCCCGCCGTGATCGCCGCCGTCGCCGACCGCATCGAACGGGCCCTCCCGCTGGTGGTGGGCGTCCTGCGCGGCCCCGCCAGCGCACCGCTGCGGCCCCTGCTGGCCGCGGCCACCCTCACCCTCACCGACCGCTTCGCCTCGGCCCTGTGGCCGCAGATGGTCGCGGTCGGCGACCTCGACGCGGCGCTGGCCGAGCTGCACGCGGCGACCGCCTACTCCCCCCGCGCCGCGATCGCCTGCGGCCAGTTGCTGCGGCAGACCGTCCGCCTGCCCACCACACCCGCGCTGGCCGCCGAGGCGGCGGTGTACTCGATGCTGCTCGGCGGCTCCGAATTCGCCCGCTGGCTGGCCGAACGCGGTCCCGCCCGTGAGGTCCGGTGGCCGGCGACCGATCTGGTCCGGGTGGAGCGCGAGGCGGACCACCTCGAGATCGTGCTGGACCACCCGCAGCGCCGCAACGCCCTCAGCATGCGACTGCGCGAGCAGTTGCTCGCGGCGCTGACGGTGGCCGAGGTGGACCCGTCGGTCGGATCGGTCACCCTCCGCGGGAACGGTCCGGTGTTCTGCAGCGGCGGCGACCTGGACGAATTCGGTACCGCCACCGATCTGGTCGCCGCCTACCTGGTCCGGCTGGACCGGGCGCCGTGGCGGATCATCGACGAGCTGGCCGACTGGGTCACCGTCCGGGTGCACGGTTCCTGTATCGGCGCGGGCGCCGAGATGTCGGCCTTCGCGGGCACCGTGATCGCCGCCCCCGGGACCGTCTTCCAACTTCCCGAGATCCGGATGGGCCTGGTGCCCGGCGCGGGCGGCACGGTGAGCATCCCCCGCCGCGTCGGCCGCTGGCGCGCCGCCTGGCTCATGCTCACCGGCGCCACGCTGCCGGTCACCACGGCGCTGCGCTGGGGCCTGGTGGACCGGCTCGAGGAGGGCTGA
- a CDS encoding CoA transferase, which yields MSAFGDDAAPGTWSRMVRQWLHTPPAAEPLAAESECAVLAWAASGAMALTGPEAGPPVSSPAGAYGLLRAVVRVFEAVTAEAGTPVAVDAALALSGRAGLHGKHRAGQRSAGGATRLLRTADGWCAVTLSRPDDIESVPAIVGDVVDGDPWEALRRTAIRSTAEEFVDRVQLLGVPAGALPGSAVTGARARDAGGAGGVAGARGATGARGATGARDVTGARDVTGARDVTGAGGAAGAGGAAGTRGAGGAGGVSGAGTKDVGVGWAGAGGGSNMDDCTGTGDGGAFPVPWRRSRIAEPKPVVALQDSLVVDLSSMWAGPLCAQLLGRAGARVVKVESVHRPDGTRADTRFFELLHRGHEFRSIDFRSDSGRRELAALIDAADIVIEASRPRALAQLGLSPELTSHRPGRIWLSLTGNGRDDPLRVSFGDDAAVAGGLVGWYRPEIGTGALEPVFCADAVGDPLSGICAALAVVDAARAGGGLLLDLSMRATTAAFAAAPDPDHGPHALVRHGDGWEIHCPALDRTQQVLPPRVPERAAC from the coding sequence TTGTCCGCGTTCGGCGACGACGCCGCACCCGGGACGTGGTCCCGGATGGTGCGGCAGTGGCTGCACACACCCCCGGCAGCCGAACCCCTTGCGGCCGAATCGGAGTGCGCGGTGCTGGCCTGGGCCGCCAGCGGGGCGATGGCGCTGACCGGGCCCGAGGCGGGGCCGCCGGTGTCGTCACCGGCGGGCGCGTACGGGCTGCTGCGTGCGGTGGTGCGGGTTTTCGAGGCCGTGACCGCGGAGGCCGGTACGCCCGTGGCGGTGGATGCCGCCCTCGCGTTGTCCGGGCGGGCGGGTCTGCACGGAAAACATCGCGCCGGGCAGCGGTCGGCCGGTGGCGCGACGCGGTTGCTGCGCACCGCCGACGGGTGGTGCGCGGTGACGCTCAGCCGTCCCGACGATATCGAATCCGTGCCGGCGATCGTCGGTGATGTGGTCGACGGTGATCCCTGGGAGGCGCTGCGCCGCACAGCTATCCGGTCTACTGCTGAGGAATTCGTCGATCGCGTACAGCTCCTCGGCGTGCCTGCGGGTGCCTTGCCGGGTTCGGCCGTGACCGGAGCCAGGGCCCGGGATGCGGGCGGGGCCGGAGGGGTGGCCGGGGCCCGAGGCGCGACCGGGGCCCGAGGCGCGACCGGGGCCCGAGACGTGACCGGGGCCCGAGACGTGACCGGGGCCCGAGACGTGACCGGGGCCGGAGGCGCGGCCGGAGCTGGAGGCGCGGCCGGGACCCGAGGCGCGGGCGGAGCCGGAGGGGTGAGCGGGGCTGGGACCAAAGACGTGGGCGTGGGCTGGGCCGGGGCCGGGGGCGGCTCGAACATGGACGACTGCACAGGCACAGGCGATGGGGGCGCGTTTCCGGTGCCGTGGCGGCGTAGCCGGATTGCGGAGCCGAAACCTGTTGTGGCACTGCAGGACAGCTTGGTTGTCGATCTGTCGTCGATGTGGGCGGGTCCGTTGTGCGCGCAGTTGCTCGGCCGGGCCGGGGCGCGGGTGGTGAAGGTGGAGAGTGTGCATCGGCCCGACGGCACTCGTGCCGACACCCGGTTCTTCGAACTGCTGCACCGGGGGCACGAATTTCGTTCGATCGACTTCCGTTCCGATTCCGGCAGAAGGGAATTGGCCGCCTTGATCGACGCCGCGGATATCGTGATCGAGGCGTCGCGACCGCGCGCGCTCGCGCAACTGGGCCTCTCCCCCGAGCTGACATCCCATCGGCCGGGGCGAATCTGGTTGAGTCTCACCGGAAACGGTCGTGACGATCCGTTGCGGGTGTCGTTCGGTGACGATGCCGCCGTGGCCGGTGGCCTGGTCGGCTGGTATCGGCCCGAAATCGGTACGGGCGCACTCGAACCGGTCTTCTGCGCGGATGCGGTCGGGGATCCGCTGTCCGGTATCTGCGCGGCACTCGCTGTGGTGGATGCCGCGCGCGCCGGTGGTGGTCTGCTGCTGGATCTTTCGATGCGCGCTACCACTGCCGCTTTCGCCGCGGCCCCGGATCCCGATCACGGGCCGCACGCGCTGGTCCGGCACGGCGACGGCTGGGAGATCCATTGCCCCGCCCTCGACCGCACTCAGCAGGTGCTGCCGCCGCGGGTGCCGGAGCGTGCCGCGTGCTGA
- a CDS encoding amidohydrolase family protein → MLIRNAVVFGATYTDVRWHGGRITECGTGLRAIFGEDDIDAAGGWLLPGLHDHHIHLRALAAQQDSVRVGPPQVRDRAGLAAALRRADAELPAGQWIRGVGYHEDPESGLDRAELDRLIPLHRPVRIQHRSGALWILNSAACRALGVDECEQAGVERDSAGRANGRLWRMDAWLGARLGTREPDLAAVAGRAAVRGITGFTDATPGLAQHEVAGLAAATADGRIPQRLHCMAPPGITDPGVRRFTLGPTKFLLDDATLPDLEHFADSIRAAHAAGRPVAVHCVTRVQLIFTMTALDMAGPLPGDRIEHGAIVPPEAFEWLRSRGVTVVTQPHFPVERAEQYAAEVDPADRPDLWRLGTLLAAGVPVAAGTDAPFGDADPWPMVAAAVSRTPEHSSPEDISLYTAISLLLGRSDHPAVPRTLEPGQPADLTLLRVPPPEFRAAAGEAVAATIVDGHPIHLAPN, encoded by the coding sequence GTGCTGATCCGCAACGCCGTGGTGTTCGGTGCGACGTATACGGACGTGCGATGGCACGGTGGTCGGATCACCGAGTGCGGCACCGGATTACGGGCGATTTTCGGCGAGGACGACATCGACGCGGCCGGTGGCTGGCTGCTGCCGGGGCTACACGATCATCACATCCATCTCCGGGCCTTGGCGGCACAACAGGATTCGGTGCGGGTGGGTCCGCCGCAGGTACGCGACCGGGCCGGGCTCGCCGCCGCGCTGCGTCGGGCCGATGCCGAACTGCCTGCGGGACAATGGATTCGGGGAGTCGGGTATCATGAGGACCCCGAATCCGGGCTGGACCGCGCCGAATTGGACCGGCTGATCCCCCTCCATCGGCCGGTGCGCATCCAGCACCGGTCCGGGGCGCTGTGGATCCTCAATTCGGCGGCCTGCCGAGCGCTCGGGGTCGACGAGTGCGAACAGGCCGGGGTGGAACGGGATTCGGCAGGCCGCGCCAACGGTCGGCTGTGGCGGATGGACGCGTGGCTCGGCGCTCGGCTCGGCACCCGGGAGCCGGATCTCGCGGCGGTCGCCGGCCGCGCCGCGGTTCGGGGGATCACCGGATTCACCGATGCCACACCGGGTCTGGCCCAGCACGAGGTGGCGGGCCTCGCCGCCGCGACCGCGGACGGCCGCATCCCGCAGCGCCTGCACTGCATGGCGCCACCGGGTATCACCGATCCGGGTGTTCGCCGATTCACCTTGGGGCCCACCAAATTTCTGCTCGACGACGCCACGCTGCCCGATCTCGAGCACTTCGCCGATTCGATCCGTGCGGCGCACGCGGCGGGCCGGCCGGTCGCGGTGCACTGCGTCACCAGGGTTCAGCTGATCTTCACCATGACCGCCCTGGACATGGCGGGCCCGCTGCCCGGCGACCGCATCGAGCACGGCGCGATCGTGCCGCCGGAAGCCTTCGAATGGTTGCGCTCCCGCGGCGTCACGGTTGTCACGCAGCCGCATTTCCCGGTGGAACGCGCCGAACAGTATGCCGCCGAGGTCGATCCGGCCGACCGTCCCGACCTGTGGCGTCTGGGCACCCTGCTGGCCGCGGGTGTCCCGGTGGCCGCGGGCACCGACGCGCCCTTCGGCGATGCGGATCCCTGGCCGATGGTCGCCGCCGCCGTCTCCCGCACCCCGGAACATTCGTCGCCGGAGGACATCTCGCTGTACACCGCGATCTCGCTACTGCTGGGCCGCTCCGACCATCCGGCCGTACCCAGGACCCTGGAGCCCGGCCAGCCCGCCGATCTCACCCTCCTGCGCGTGCCCCCACCGGAATTCCGCGCCGCCGCCGGGGAAGCGGTGGCCGCGACCATCGTCGACGGCCACCCGATCCACCTCGCCCCGAACTGA
- a CDS encoding alpha/beta fold hydrolase: MLRVEDQVVRHMKTVGGDIAYSAVGSGPALLVGGWWCSHLTLNWEDPLFRAYLSGLATRFTVLRYDQPGRGMSGSAGTTIGLADEIAVITDLLDALGVARLAVLGASSGGAVAAGLAARLPDRVHRLVLYGAFARGADIAPESARRAMVDTISAHWGLGSRLLADVFLPGADHTERDRFAQFQRLSATADQAARSLAATYELDATEYLAAVTTPTTVLHRREDRAVPFALGVDVARRIRRATFVELHGENHFPWRGDATAVADATLRALGHPVRPRPAPPGPDALTEREREILRLVAEGLTDAQIGERLTLSPHTVHRHVANARTKLGVRSRAAAASALRTDRPPT, encoded by the coding sequence GTGTTGCGTGTCGAGGATCAGGTCGTCCGCCACATGAAGACCGTCGGCGGCGACATCGCCTACTCCGCGGTCGGCAGCGGGCCCGCGCTGCTGGTCGGCGGCTGGTGGTGCAGCCATCTGACCCTGAACTGGGAGGATCCGCTGTTCCGGGCCTACCTGTCCGGGCTGGCCACCCGATTCACCGTCCTCCGGTACGACCAGCCCGGCCGCGGCATGTCCGGTTCGGCCGGCACCACCATCGGCCTGGCCGACGAGATCGCCGTGATCACGGATCTCCTCGACGCGCTCGGCGTGGCGCGCCTGGCCGTCCTCGGCGCCTCCTCCGGCGGGGCCGTCGCCGCCGGCCTCGCCGCCCGCCTGCCCGACCGGGTACACCGTCTCGTGCTCTACGGCGCGTTCGCGCGGGGTGCGGACATCGCGCCGGAGAGTGCTCGCCGGGCCATGGTGGACACCATCTCCGCGCACTGGGGACTGGGCTCGCGGCTGCTCGCCGACGTCTTCCTCCCCGGCGCCGACCACACCGAACGCGACCGTTTCGCCCAGTTCCAGCGCCTGTCGGCCACCGCCGACCAGGCCGCGCGATCCCTGGCCGCCACCTACGAACTCGACGCCACCGAATATCTCGCGGCCGTCACCACCCCGACCACGGTGCTGCACCGCCGGGAGGACCGCGCCGTCCCCTTCGCCCTCGGGGTCGACGTCGCGCGCCGCATCCGCCGCGCCACCTTCGTGGAACTGCACGGCGAGAACCACTTCCCGTGGCGCGGCGACGCGACCGCCGTCGCCGACGCGACGCTGCGCGCCCTCGGCCACCCCGTCCGCCCCCGCCCCGCCCCGCCGGGCCCCGACGCGCTCACCGAGCGGGAACGGGAAATCCTCCGCCTGGTCGCCGAGGGCCTCACCGACGCCCAGATCGGCGAACGCCTCACGCTGAGCCCCCACACGGTCCACCGCCACGTCGCCAACGCCCGCACCAAACTCGGCGTCCGCTCCCGAGCCGCCGCCGCTTCGGCCCTGCGCACCGATCGGCCCCCGACCTGA
- a CDS encoding class I SAM-dependent methyltransferase: MTSATFGQRLFARWYPGFMARVERAGQAQLRRTQLARARGRTLEIGAGNGLSVPHYPDDLPELVLLEPNPAMRDRLTESVGTPTAPVTIVDGDAHALEFPDASFDTVTASLVFCSVRDPALALSEVHRVLKPGGQFLFHEHVRGTGLRGCCQDLLTPLQRRLADGCHANRDFESLLATADFDVETIDHTRMPTSASTIVPLVVGTARRR, from the coding sequence ATGACCTCCGCAACCTTCGGCCAGCGCCTCTTCGCCCGCTGGTATCCCGGCTTCATGGCCCGCGTCGAGCGGGCCGGACAGGCGCAACTGCGCCGCACGCAACTGGCCCGCGCCCGGGGCCGCACCCTCGAGATCGGGGCGGGTAACGGCCTGTCCGTACCGCACTACCCCGACGATCTACCCGAACTCGTTCTGCTGGAACCGAATCCGGCGATGCGCGACCGGCTGACGGAGTCGGTCGGCACACCCACCGCACCGGTCACCATCGTGGACGGCGACGCCCATGCCCTGGAGTTCCCGGACGCGAGTTTCGACACCGTCACCGCATCCCTGGTGTTCTGCTCGGTGCGCGATCCGGCCCTGGCCCTGAGCGAGGTGCACCGGGTACTGAAACCCGGCGGGCAGTTCCTGTTCCACGAGCACGTCCGCGGCACCGGCCTGCGCGGCTGCTGTCAGGACCTGCTCACCCCGCTGCAACGCCGCCTCGCCGACGGCTGCCATGCCAACCGTGACTTCGAATCACTGCTCGCCACTGCCGATTTCGATGTCGAGACGATTGACCACACCCGGATGCCGACCTCGGCGTCCACCATCGTGCCGTTGGTCGTGGGCACCGCCCGCCGACGCTGA
- a CDS encoding MBL fold metallo-hydrolase yields MESSQSIVLGDVEMFRVVEWQGTLMSGPELLPGTTDRTWRDNIDWLAPDHWDPATESVVATIQTWVLRSGGRTILVDTGVGNGRERPGRALFHRRHGDFLDRLARAGVHPDEVDLVINTHLHGDHVGWNTRDADGQWVPAFPHAQYLIPAADDRWFGPAGGYAGGRRPDDRLLYEDSVAPIHRAGRAVLWEGTHRIDDRLVLESAPGHTPGSSVLTVESGAERAILVGDLVHSPLQLLDPSCGSCLCLDPARAAATRHRILERAADRRELVIPAHFGGSGAVEIRRTGTHFELGEWAAASAVPR; encoded by the coding sequence ATGGAGAGTTCGCAGAGCATCGTGCTGGGGGATGTCGAGATGTTCCGGGTCGTCGAATGGCAGGGCACGCTGATGTCCGGTCCCGAACTGCTGCCCGGGACCACCGACCGGACCTGGCGGGACAACATCGACTGGCTCGCACCGGACCACTGGGATCCGGCGACCGAATCGGTGGTGGCGACGATCCAGACCTGGGTGCTGCGCAGCGGGGGCCGCACGATCCTGGTCGACACCGGCGTCGGCAACGGACGGGAACGGCCCGGCCGCGCACTGTTCCACCGGCGCCACGGTGACTTCCTCGACCGGCTGGCGCGTGCCGGGGTGCATCCGGACGAGGTCGATCTCGTGATCAACACCCACCTGCACGGTGATCATGTGGGCTGGAACACCCGGGACGCCGACGGGCAGTGGGTACCGGCATTTCCCCACGCGCAGTACCTGATTCCGGCCGCGGACGACCGCTGGTTCGGCCCCGCGGGCGGCTACGCGGGCGGGCGCCGGCCCGACGACCGGCTCCTCTACGAAGACAGCGTGGCCCCGATCCACCGGGCCGGTCGGGCCGTGCTCTGGGAGGGCACCCATCGCATCGACGATCGTCTGGTCCTGGAATCGGCGCCGGGCCATACTCCCGGATCCTCGGTGCTGACAGTGGAATCCGGCGCCGAGCGCGCGATCCTCGTCGGCGATCTGGTGCACAGCCCGCTGCAGCTGCTCGACCCCTCGTGCGGCAGCTGCCTGTGCCTGGATCCGGCGCGGGCCGCCGCCACCCGGCACCGCATCCTCGAACGTGCCGCCGACCGAAGGGAATTGGTGATTCCGGCGCATTTCGGTGGCTCCGGCGCGGTGGAAATACGCCGCACCGGAACGCATTTCGAGCTCGGCGAGTGGGCGGCCGCGTCGGCCGTACCGCGCTGA
- a CDS encoding AraC family transcriptional regulator, with translation MDVLSDAIAAVRLGQPSSSRLHTRQRDWCTRLDPYSGAGFHIVLRGSCWVLPDEGEPVRLGTGDAILLPHGAGHFLADRPSAAGAVPFEQWRAAQPAGNDSGTAEFEALCGKYRLHRQGRHPLVAELPPIIHLPARLGEHPELRAAIDLLAAEADQRRPGSCVAVPSLLDLLLVYMIRAWMAESRTGTWPAALTDPVTAAALRALHTDPDAPWTNDRLAVEIGVSRATLTRRFAALVGRPPMGYLTWWRLTRSAALLRDTTEPLATVADRAGYATAYAFSHAFKKQFGTAPGRYRHDHGVAGSSAG, from the coding sequence GTGGATGTACTGAGCGATGCGATCGCGGCCGTGCGCCTCGGGCAACCGTCGTCGAGCCGGCTGCACACCCGGCAGCGCGACTGGTGCACCCGGCTCGACCCGTATTCCGGCGCCGGATTCCACATCGTCCTGCGGGGCAGTTGCTGGGTGCTGCCCGACGAGGGTGAGCCGGTCCGGCTGGGCACCGGGGACGCGATCCTGCTGCCGCACGGCGCGGGACATTTCCTCGCCGACCGGCCCAGCGCCGCGGGAGCTGTGCCGTTCGAGCAGTGGCGCGCCGCGCAGCCGGCCGGAAACGATTCGGGCACAGCCGAATTCGAGGCCCTGTGCGGCAAGTACCGGCTGCACCGGCAGGGCCGCCATCCCCTCGTGGCGGAACTGCCGCCGATCATCCATCTACCCGCCCGTCTCGGCGAACATCCCGAACTGCGGGCCGCCATCGACCTCTTGGCCGCGGAGGCCGATCAGCGCCGCCCCGGTTCCTGTGTCGCGGTGCCGAGCCTGCTCGATCTGCTGCTGGTCTACATGATCCGCGCGTGGATGGCCGAGAGCCGGACCGGGACGTGGCCCGCGGCGCTCACCGATCCGGTCACCGCCGCCGCGCTACGGGCCCTGCACACCGATCCGGACGCGCCGTGGACCAACGATCGCCTCGCCGTCGAGATCGGCGTCTCCCGCGCCACGCTGACCCGCCGATTCGCCGCGCTGGTCGGCCGGCCGCCGATGGGATATCTCACCTGGTGGCGGCTGACGCGGTCCGCCGCGCTGCTCCGCGACACCACCGAACCACTGGCCACCGTCGCCGACCGGGCCGGCTACGCCACCGCCTACGCCTTCTCGCACGCGTTCAAGAAGCAGTTCGGCACCGCACCCGGCCGCTACCGCCACGATCACGGCGTGGCGGGCTCGTCGGCGGGCTGA